CCTTTTTTAAAGGGCTAATGGTTGGCAGGATTTTTCTAGATATTTAAACTAGATGTTAAAAAAATATGGTCTGGTTCCGCTTAAGTAAAGGTTACGCTCGATCGTTGCTAACTCCCATCCACCAATGGTTACTAATTTGTAGCCCCCTATTCAGGTGATAGTTAGAGTTGTAATTAAAAGTTGTAACTAAATGCTCGATCGTAAATCAACCTCTTTTCTGGCGATCTAAAACGTGATCTAAAATTCAGTTCACGACTTAGAATTGACGCGTGATTTATTGATTCAGACTGGGCGATCGCCGAACTTAACCGTTCCTTTACTTAAATTAACCAAAACAACTATAAATCGTAGCACAGCTAAAACAATCCTAGTAGCAGCACAAGGAATAGATGGGTGCAAATATTGTTGAGATCATTTCGATCGCCTCTACCTCGCAGGAATTAGCAAGAATTGTTTGAGTTTGCGATAACTCCTGTCAGTCCAGAATTAACAGCGACCAATGGCTTTTATACGATCAACAAAGGTAAATAGAGGCAAGAGGGGAAAGAGCGATCGGAATATATCTGCTGAGTTGCTTCGATGAAATCACTTACCTTTGTGGTGTGGGGTGGCATAGCCGTGTTGCTGTGCCGATCGATTAGGGGAAAAGCAGCACTGGCGATCGCAATGCCAACTTTGTGCCCTGCCTGCCAACAATGACAAGTGGGGCGGAGTTTTATTAAATAGTCCAGGACTTCTTCAGTGGCGATTAATTTCGGTGCTTGCCAAGACTGCCTAAATCGGGCTCGCAAAACTCCCATACTGATCAGCATTTGCCGCCCATCGGGATAAATGTCCAACAGTTTAATCACCCAATCGGTATCTGCCACATTCGTCGCCGCATAGAGCTTGAACTCCGGTGTCCCAGCGATGCTTAAATTTGTGGTCAATGGTTCGGCCTCATAAACTAACAAATCCCAACTCTGGTGGGTTGGCCGTTGATCATGGGGGCCATAGTTACTCATGGGGTTGGGCTGACGTGGATCATAGACATAAATATCCGGCGCGCGATCGCTGTCTGGTTCAGTGCTAGTCAATTGTCGATCGGCATTTAAAAATAACTGGGCATAATCAACACCAGCCTGACTATTTGCGATCTTAATTGCGCTGTGATCATTACTAGACAAATTCGGCTGATCAACCTGGCTCTGGATATTTTGATTTAGCTCAACAGAACTAGATCGATCAAGGCTGGTGCGATCGAAGTTAGGGCAATGGTTAAACGATCGCCATTTATTTTGTCCCATCATAAAAATTTGCAGCGCTGACCGTTGGGCAATCCCGTTGTCGATCCCTTTCAGCCAGAAATCAAACCAATCGATTTGTAACTGGTCAATGTGCGATCGCGCCGCCTCACCAAAATCAATCTCACCCACCTGCGCTAGCCAGGGCATATGCTGCCAGGGGCCAACTACTAAATGCTGGGGTTTATTGGTATGTTGCTTGGCTTGCACATAGGTGTTGAGGGTGGCTTCAATGAAAATATCCGCCCAACCAGCAATATGCAAAGCCGGTAGATCGAAACTTTCAAATTTGCTGAGTGGATTTAAGTCTTGCCAATATTGATCATCAACCTGGGGATTGCCAATCCAATCAAAGAAAAACTGGCCAAGCGGTTCATCTCTCAGGATCGCCAATTGATCCAGCGGGGTGTAGTTCAACCACTTGTCTAGCTCCCGTTGCGCCGCGATCAGGTTAGTGGTCTGGGGCTCTTGTTTGAGGTAATAGGCACGATTTTGGGTCAGTTGCAGTGCCCAACCAAGATCAAACCCCAGCGCGATCGCCCCACCAAAATAAAACCAGCCGTGATAAAAGTCGGCAGTGGCCATACCAGGACAGATCGTTACCAAGCCCGGTGGTTGCATCATCGCCGCTTGAAATTGTGTCACCCCCTGATAGGAAAACCCATACATCCCCACCTTGCCATTGCTACCCGCTAGCGATCGGGCACACCACTGCACCGTATCGTAGCCATCGTTATATTCATGGCGAAAGGGATAAAACTCGCCCTCTGCGGTGCCGCAACCGCGTACATCCTGGATCACCACAATATAACCCTGCATTGCATACCAACTGGGATGTTTGTAGGTGACGGTCGAAGCGATCGCCCGACCATAGGGTAGTCGCATCAGCAAAACTGGCAACGGTTGATCGACTCCCTTGGGGCGATAGACATCGGCGGTGAGGTTAACGCCGTCGCGCATGGGGATTTTGACCTGGCGATCGACGCTGACTTTACGATTAAAGGATGGGCGGGTGGCGGACATAGATAAATTAAGAAAATACTGCTTATTGGCTTATTGGCAAACATATAACAAAATATCAAGCAATAATTATATGATGGCGATCACCTGATGATTCTGACTCATCGAGCTTAAACAGCGATCATTGTTGTAAATGTAAAATGCAGTTTTCGATTTGCACCAATGAGCCGTGCTTTGACTAGTTGTATAAACTCTTTCCTGGTTAATTAAATGACGCTCTAGTTCAGTTATCCCCCTGTAAGATAGGTATAAGCTAAACCTAAGCGATGCAATTGCCCTGAGGTGAATTATGGCTGCACCAGACCTGATCAAGCCACCAACTCAAACTCTGCCCCTTGAAAGTGGTGACAAGCTCTCTCGTGAGGAGTTTGAACGCCGATATATGGCTATGCCCCACGTTAAGAAAGCAGAGTTAATCAAAGGAATTGTTTATATGGCCTCACCCCTGAGATATCGAAGTCATGCTAAACCTCATATCCGGATTTCGACCTGGCTGGGCACCTATGAGTCAGCAACCCCAGGCATCGGGGCAGGAGATAATGGCACGGTGCGTCTGGACGAAGATAATGAAGTGCAACCGGATGCCTTCTTGATGATCGAGCATGGTGGACAGGCATCAATTAGCGAAGATGATTACATTGAAGGGGCTCCAGAGCTAATCGTTGAGGTTGCCGCTAGCAGTGCATCGATCGACTTGCATGACAAACTCACTGCCTATCAACGCAATCAGGTGCAAGAATACCTGGTGTGGCGAATTTATGATCAGAGTTTTGATTGGTTTCATCTGGTAGATGGCAGGTATGAACAAATGCCAGTCAATGAAGAAGGGATAATCTGCTCTAAGGTATTTCCTGGATTATGGCTGGATCAGAATGCTCTGCTGGGTGGGAATATGGCTAAAGTCCTAGAGGTATTGCAGCAAGGACTGGCTACGCCTGAGCATCAAGCCTTTGTCGAGAAACTGTCACAATCTGGTAACTAATTCATCAGTCCTAAGCCTAATCCTAGGCAACTGTCTATGAGTTAACTAACTAAAATGATATCCGTGATACCATGTCGAGTCGATCGCCTTAATCAAATGAAATAACCCAATGAAAGAACTAGTCGCCGCAGCGATCGCCAAGCTTGCCTCCACCTTCGCCGCGATTGACTTACAAACCAAGCACAACCTGGAGTGGGTCTTGGCCGCCTTTCGGGAGCATAAACTGGGCGCACATCATTTCGCCAGCGTGTCTGGTTATGGCCATGACGATGCGGGGCGGGAATTATTAGATAAAGTTTGGGCGCAAATTTTTGGTGCAGAGGCCGCGATCGTACGGGTACAGTTGGTTTCAGGAACCCATGCGATCGCCTGTTGTTTATTTGGCATCCTCCGTCCCGGCGATGAGTTGCTCTCGGTGGCAGGCGCACCCTATGACACACTGGCACAAGTAATCGGTCAAAATGGGGCTAAGCAAGATTCTGGTCAAGGATCGCTGTGTGATTTTGGGATTAGCTATCGCCAGGTAGATCTAACTGCAACGGGCGAAATTGACTGGCAGGCATTAGCCACTGCAATTCGGCCAGAAACCCGGATGGTACTGATTCAGCGCTCCTGTGGTTATGATTGGCGTGCCAGCCTTTCGATCGAAGCGATCGCCAGAATTATTGAAATAGTAAAACAGCAAAATCCCCACACCATTTGCTTTGTAGACAACTGCTATGGCGAGTTCATTGCCGAGCAAGAACCAACCGCAGTGGGTGCAGACCTGGTGGCGGGTTCATTGATTAAAAACCCTGGCGGCACGATCGCTACCACGGGCGGTTATATTGCTGGTAAAGCTGAATATGTGGAAATGGCAGCCTGTCGGCTTACTGCACCAGGGATCGGCACTTCTGGTGGTGCCACCCTCGACCAAACTCGATTAATGTTTCAGGGGCTCTTCCTAGCGCCGCAAATGGTGGGTGAAGCGATCAAAGGCAATCATCTTGCTGCCTATGTGTTCGATCGGCTCGGCTATGCAGTAAATCCATTGCCCTTTGCGCCCCGCCGTGATCTGATTCAGGCGATTAAGCTAGGTTCGCCAGAAAAGTTAATTGCCTTTTGTCGATCGATCCAGAAATATTCACCTGTGGATTCCTATGTTGATCCAGTGCCTGGTCATATGCCGGGATATGAAAGTCAGTTGGTGATGGCGGGTGGCACATTCATTGATGGCAGCACCTCGGAGCTTTCCGCCGATGGCCCGTTACGATCGCCCTATGTGGTTTATTTGCAAGGCGGCACCCATTGGAGCCATGTGGCGATCGCCTTAGAGAATCTGGTGCTTTAGCCAATTTTTCAGATCTTATCGGCTAACCTAAGTGCTTTTTAGTGCTTTTTAGACTTTTGTAACAAAGCTGGCAGGGATCTATATGGATATCTATATGAACAGCAATTGAACCAAAGATATGACTCTTGGGTCTAAATCAATGCGGGATAGGTTGTTAACCGCTGCGATCCGCTTGGCTAGATTAATTTGAGGTTGCCAAAGCTTTCAATTTAACCAAGCTATCACCCAACCGGATGAATCGAGTGGAGGATGAGTCGATTGATAACAACCACATAAAGTAAGTTCAACGCCAATTTAAATTGATATTTCTATCATTTGGTAGTTGCTCTGAATTTTTACAACATTTTTGCTACTCAAAGTAAAACAAGGGTAATTCTAGGAAAAATCATTAAAATGGCCGCAATTCATAACCTCAATCGATCGAACTTCCGTCACTAACTAGCTTGAATCATCAACTAAATTAATCAATAAGGCTTGTCATGATTACCACCAAAGAGTGCCCTCCAACTCTTAAGCGAAGTCAATTAAAT
The sequence above is a segment of the Pseudanabaena sp. PCC 7367 genome. Coding sequences within it:
- a CDS encoding methionine gamma-lyase family protein produces the protein MKELVAAAIAKLASTFAAIDLQTKHNLEWVLAAFREHKLGAHHFASVSGYGHDDAGRELLDKVWAQIFGAEAAIVRVQLVSGTHAIACCLFGILRPGDELLSVAGAPYDTLAQVIGQNGAKQDSGQGSLCDFGISYRQVDLTATGEIDWQALATAIRPETRMVLIQRSCGYDWRASLSIEAIARIIEIVKQQNPHTICFVDNCYGEFIAEQEPTAVGADLVAGSLIKNPGGTIATTGGYIAGKAEYVEMAACRLTAPGIGTSGGATLDQTRLMFQGLFLAPQMVGEAIKGNHLAAYVFDRLGYAVNPLPFAPRRDLIQAIKLGSPEKLIAFCRSIQKYSPVDSYVDPVPGHMPGYESQLVMAGGTFIDGSTSELSADGPLRSPYVVYLQGGTHWSHVAIALENLVL
- a CDS encoding CocE/NonD family hydrolase; the encoded protein is MSATRPSFNRKVSVDRQVKIPMRDGVNLTADVYRPKGVDQPLPVLLMRLPYGRAIASTVTYKHPSWYAMQGYIVVIQDVRGCGTAEGEFYPFRHEYNDGYDTVQWCARSLAGSNGKVGMYGFSYQGVTQFQAAMMQPPGLVTICPGMATADFYHGWFYFGGAIALGFDLGWALQLTQNRAYYLKQEPQTTNLIAAQRELDKWLNYTPLDQLAILRDEPLGQFFFDWIGNPQVDDQYWQDLNPLSKFESFDLPALHIAGWADIFIEATLNTYVQAKQHTNKPQHLVVGPWQHMPWLAQVGEIDFGEAARSHIDQLQIDWFDFWLKGIDNGIAQRSALQIFMMGQNKWRSFNHCPNFDRTSLDRSSSVELNQNIQSQVDQPNLSSNDHSAIKIANSQAGVDYAQLFLNADRQLTSTEPDSDRAPDIYVYDPRQPNPMSNYGPHDQRPTHQSWDLLVYEAEPLTTNLSIAGTPEFKLYAATNVADTDWVIKLLDIYPDGRQMLISMGVLRARFRQSWQAPKLIATEEVLDYLIKLRPTCHCWQAGHKVGIAIASAAFPLIDRHSNTAMPPHTTKVSDFIEATQQIYSDRSFPSCLYLPLLIV
- a CDS encoding Uma2 family endonuclease: MAAPDLIKPPTQTLPLESGDKLSREEFERRYMAMPHVKKAELIKGIVYMASPLRYRSHAKPHIRISTWLGTYESATPGIGAGDNGTVRLDEDNEVQPDAFLMIEHGGQASISEDDYIEGAPELIVEVAASSASIDLHDKLTAYQRNQVQEYLVWRIYDQSFDWFHLVDGRYEQMPVNEEGIICSKVFPGLWLDQNALLGGNMAKVLEVLQQGLATPEHQAFVEKLSQSGN